From the genome of Podarcis muralis chromosome 3, rPodMur119.hap1.1, whole genome shotgun sequence:
GTTTCTTAGCCAGCAGTTCTGACAGCTAATCCTTTGTACTGACAAGATGTCTCCTGCTTGTAGAGATGGTGCCCTTCCTGTTGTTGCAAGCTGCTGCTTCCGTTGGGCCGGCCTCAAAGACTCTTGTTGGTTCTTCCCCCTCTTGATATCCAGCCTTGCATATGCTTTGGCCCAATTCATCTCAGGCCTCGCACGCACTTATCCccatcccttccagtagcactttccCCTCCAGGTAGGAGCCTTTTTATGTGAGGGCATAACGTTGCTACAACAACGCACAGAGCAGTGCCGGCTGAGCCGGATAGTcctgccccaacctggccacagtgatccatgcgacggtcacctccaggcttgactactgtaattcgctctacgcggggctgcccttgaagctgtcccagaaactccagcgggtgcagaatgctgcaacaaggctcctcacggggtctctgccatgggagcatattcacccagttcttttccagctgcactggctcccggtggagtacagggtcagatttaaggtgctgcttttgacctttaaagcccttcatggcctaggaccctcgtacctacaggaccgcctctcctggtatgccccacagaggaccttaaggtccatatatagcaacaccctagaggtcccgggccctaaggaagtcaggtgagcctcaaccagagccagggccttttcaacactggctccggcctagtggaacgctctgtctcatgagaccagggccctgcaggatctgatttctttccgcagggcctgtaagacagagttgttccgcctggcctttggcttggagccaatttgattccctccccctcttcccccccctttcttcccctgtgatgaggctgcattttaatattttaatgtttcagtattttaattgttgtattttaatcttgtttttaagttgtattcattcaacttgtttttattattgcttgttagccaccctgagcccggccttggctggggagggcggggtataaataaaaattattattattattattattattattattattattattggggtgtTGTAAAACACAGAGGTGTTTTAATAGCAGTGGTAAAGGGAGGGTTTAAATCAAGCGGGTGGCGGACTTATCTCCCCCACCGCCCAAGGGCCAACTTTTGACGGGTGGCAGAAGCCCTGcgtctcctcccctctcctcggCTTTGGTACGCAGATGGAGAGCAGCTTGTCCCAGTTGAGCCCAGCTTGAAAAAGGATAATTGGGCGCTCAGTTTCAGCTCCAGTGGTTCCTTGAAAGCAATGACCTCGCCTGCCCCACACCCAGCTCCACCTACGATGTTGGGTGTGGTTGGAGGAAACGGACATCCAAGCCAAATTGGGACTTGTAACAAGGTCCATTGGATAGAGATTCCGCTGCCCTTGATGGGAAGCATCCTACGGATAAAAGGCTGCCATGATTGCTGCCTGAAACAGGGTTTGAATTGCTTCCTGCTCAGTCTTGGGGATAAGGTATCTTTGCTGTAGCTGAATTGCAGGCAAAGGCATGGCAGAGAATTAAAGCTTCCGCAATGGCAAGTGCTCAAGAATCTCCTGTATGGGAATGGAACTATTTTATATATACAGAGTTGCTGCCTGGCTTGCATAGGCCACATCCCAGTCCAGAAGCAGCAAAAGGCCCTGTGATAAGCTtgggcagttgtgtgtgtgtgtgtatatatcccTGCCCAAACCACAAGAGATGGTGGTTTCATAAAGATGGGGTGTTTATTCAAGGATCCCCATGCATCTATCCTAATCATGGCAAGTTTCTCCCTTCAACAGGAGGCTGTGATTCACTTATTCCTGTAGAGCAGTCTTttccaaacttggttctccagctgttttgagactgcaactcccatcatccctagctagcaggatggtcagggatgatgggtgttgtagtccaaaaacagctggggactcaagtttgggaagccctgctttAGAGCTTGGCCTCAGGTGTATCTAGAGCTCAGACTGTGATCCTGGGCATATCTTACAAGTGGTTTGGCAACTCAATTTTCATCTGAGATAACCAGTGACTGGACATTTGCTTGTCTAAATCGTACAAAACCACTGATGAAGCTGGACTTGATTCTTGAGGAACGGAAGCCTCCGATTTAATTTTCTGTGACTATTTCGTTATTTCACCATGTTCTAGGACAGGAGCTTGACGTTCCTAATTGTGCTTCTGCCAGCCTTGTGCGTACAAGGCCTTgagcaaatgcccccccccctttcaaaaaataacaattcaCACAGTCAGTTTCCGTTTACGTAACTGTTCTGACAGTCTTGTTCCTCTCTTAGTACAGTTTGGTCAGTAGTGAAAGGTGTTCTGAAAAAGGACGGTCCCTTTGGATTCTACCGTGGCTGGTCCAGCACTTTGCTGCGCGAAATCCCAGGCtattttttgttctttggagGATATGAACTGAGCCGAACATTTTTTGCATTTGGAAGGCCAAAAGAGGAATTAGGTATGTTGtttgacttgttgttgttgttgtttagtcgtgtccgactcttggtgaccccatggaccagagcacgccaggcacctctgtcctccactacctcccgcagtttggtcaaactcatgctggtaacctcaaaaacactatccaaccatctcgtcctctgtcgcccccttctccttgtgccctccatctttcccagcatcagtgtcttctccagggagtcttctcttctcatgaggtggccaaagtactggagcctcagcttcacaatctgtccttccagtgagcactcagggctgatttccttaagaatggatgcgtttgatcttcttgcagtccatgggactctcaagagtcttctccagcaccataattcaaaagcatcaattcttcggcaatcagccttctttatggtccagctctcacttccatacatcactactgggaaaaccatggctttaactatacggaccttgtttGACTTGTTAAGGGGGTTTAAATGAGTCTAAATAGTTCTGATAGAGCAACCttccagaggttttttttttttttacagtgtttcTAATGTTGGGAATGAAACTTTTCCAATCCTTCCATAAACGAATGTTTATGAAGTGCATCAACTTGGTTCTGCAGTCAGCCATGTTGTTTGAAAATACACTGATTGGCAATTTGGGCAATTTCTTACGAAACTGGATTACTGGAATATATTTTTACATGTCGCACTAGTGATGGGGTGTTAAGAGGATGTGCATCCTATGTATATTATGGTTGTAGAGATGAATTCTACACTTGCTCTTTGACACCGCCACATCCTCCTCAGTTTTGCATTTGGTCTCACCTGCCCCAAAGCAAGAGCATTTGAGAGAGGCAAGTGTTGTCCTCATTCCCTGCAATAGAGCAGACACCAGTCATCTCAACAGCTGGCTAGCAGCACACACAGAGGCTCAGCTGAGAGCACATCCCAAGAAAGGCCAAAGGGACAATGAAGTAGGAATGGAAAGACAGGTATCATACAATTAAAATTAACTCCCCATGTGTCCAATCTATATCTGGCTGCTGACCGTCCCTGGGAGATTTAATGCATCTTGTAGTGTTTGTGCATGTCGTGGCCCaatcgctctgtgtgtgtgtgtgtgtgtacaatttgTTTTTACACTACTAGAGTGAGGGAAACGGATGGATGTTTTGCTTCAGGTGCCGAGACGTCTTATCCCACCTCTGCTTGGTTTTGTAGGTCCTGTGGCACTGATGATCAGCGGCGGTTTCGGTGGCATGTGTCTCTGGATTGCTGTCTATCCCATTGACTGCATCAAATCTAGAATTCAGGTTCTTTCCATGGCTGGAAAACAGGCAGGCTTCATGGTAACGTTCGCAAGTGTGCTCCGGAAAGAAGGTTAGAAAACGAAACCGCAACCAGGGCTATGGGACGGGGAATATCAAGGAATCCGTACTGACACAAATTGTGGACTATACCTAGAACTAAATGTCTTGTGTTCAATAGcctttatatatttgtttttatttatttatactcacTATTCTGTTATCTCTGCCTCTAATTCctgctaaggcaggcataggcagactcggccctccagatgttttgggactacaactcccaccatccctgaccactggtcctgttagctagggatgatgggagttgtagtcccaaaacatctggagggctgagtttgcctatgtctgtttTAAGGCAATCCTCACCATAAATGAATCCCATTTTGGTATTAAGCAGTATGGGTGGCAtgcaactaacttttactcaaagTAAATGGCTAcgactaacttgggtccattaatttcaatggatttactcTGAATAGCAGTATGTAAGCCCTCTGGGATAGCTAaagcagtagagcatgagactcttaatctcagggtcatgggtagTTTATACTATTCTATATATAAATAATGCCATTattcctcatttttaaaaatgctatagtTGCACCTAAGCTTTTAAGAAACGGGAGGGAGACTCGTTCCAAGCAGCAGCTTTTGTTAACGCTTTAACTCTTATTGACAGGTGTCTTTGCCTTGTATTCGGGACTGAAACCTACGATGATTCGAGCTTTCCCAGCCAACGGTGCATTGTTCCTTGCCTATGAGTACAGCCGAAAACTGATGATGAACCAGTTTGATgtgtaatattttttattgtagaCTTAAAATCATTGGAAACCTTTATAGGTCATGAGAGCTGctgcaagaacaaaaaaaaaatcaagttttaaagattctggttttattttttaaagtatctgatgttttcaataaatatgtggtggggttttttctAAACTTTGTGTGGTTACTTGCGTTCAGTGCCTAGACAACTTCAGATAATAAGATCTCTTAAGAGAGCTTGGATGGTCAACTAATACAAGAGCTATACAAGCAAtgctgtgttggtttttttaaaaaaagcatgttaAAGTAACACATTTAATTCTGTCAGGTTATAGTAACTTCCATgccttaagagcagagaaacaccTGTCCAGACTTAATCTGCTGGGAAGCCAAACGACGTTAAGAATTCTATACAACTGGCTTGGCCAATTTGCTTATGTGACTCACCAGCACTAAAAGCCAAggtaaaagtaaaaaggtaaaggacccctggatggttaagtccagtcaaaggtgactatggggtactGTGCTCtactcgcttttcaggccgagggagcctgagcaatgggagctcacgccatcacatggattcaaactgctggccttccgactggcaaggccaagaggctcagtggtttagaccacagcgccacccacgtccccataaaCCGGCACTAAACAGTAGCTAATGCATGGAAGTACAAGCTGCCCCACATATGCTACCACAATGTCACTGCTCTTATGTTGCTAGAGAAATCAAGAAAATGAACCCTGCAGTTAAGTGCAGTAGCCTGTATTCACATCTGAGTTTTCTGTTTCGCTACAGTTTTGCAGAGCAGTTTTGCTCCATCTTTTGTGTGCACACTTCTCAGAGTATCTTAAAAGTAATACTGCCTTTTCCtttaggaaaaaacaaaataaggGAGAATTACTGGTGTGTAAAAGTGGCAGAGAAGGTTTatatctttttaaagaaagcaaattTAATATGGCCTAAGCTGCTGTAAAGGgatgcgtgtggcgctgtggtctaagccagagccttgggcttgccgatcggaaggtcggcagtttgaatccccacgacagggtgagctcccgttgttcagtcccagctcctgcccacctagcagttcgaaagcacgccaagtgcaagtagataaataggtactgctccagtgggagggtaaacggtgtttccgtgcgctgctctggtttgcctgaagcggcttggtcatgctggccacatgacttggaagctgtcggtggacaaacgccggctccctcggcctatagaacgagatgagcgcctcaaccccagagtcgtccacgactggacctcatggtcaggggtccctttaccattaagCTGCTGTAAACGGGAGCCCACTTAGTACTGTCAAAGAAACCTCGCAAATTTGCTATCCTTCAGGTCAACTCTAATCCCACGTGAGGTCTAGAATTCAGGAATCTAGTTGGTTCCATGAGCCTCTTCAAGGACTGGGCAGAACATTCCAATTTGACTGCTATTGCAATGGGTTGGGTAGGATGACTGGCTTGTATTCTGCGCCATtaaatcagggatgaggaacctgcagtCAAGCAATAGCTTCAGAGCCACAACACTAGTCACATTCATTCTTGCTGGACTCACGGGACTTGCAATTCCAACGTAATCTAGCAGGCCACCATCTCTGCTTTAGAGGTAACCTgtaacctttaataataatatcaaattgCTGAAGTCAAGTCCTTGAGCCAAACCTCTGGAGGCCTATGTGCAAGTAGCTTACAACAAGGCCGAGCAACTTCCAGTTCCAAATAACAAGCCCAGGAAGGGAGTCCGCTGTGCAAGTGAAGTGGTCAGTATAACAATATAATGGCCGCTGTATCCCGAGCCTCCCAGTTCCAGGAACATGCACACCACATCAGCAGAAAAAGGGAACTAAAAGCATTCTTTTCACAATGCTGGGATATTGTATTCCCAGCTATGACTAACCCCAGCGAGCACAGCCAATGgttaggaattatgggagttgagAGTGCCAAAAATATCCAGTGAGctgcaggctccccacccctcagTTTGATTAAATGAAAATTGCTGCTGGGATTAAATGGGTGAATCTTAACATAGCTGGTCAGATCTTGGTGACCGAAGCAACGTCTAATGGTCTCATTCAGAAGAAGACCATGCACTGTCCACATACCACAGAGTTTGTATTGAGATCAGCCACCTGAGAAGATGGGAAGGGGGTGGTAAGAGTTTTAAACACTGGAAACTATTTTTCACATAGAGACACAAACAAGCTGACAAAATTAATTGCTTTAATCATTATAAGCAACAGACACAAAATAGCTAGGCCAGCTCTGTGTTCAATATTCAGTTCTGCAATGTCCTATACAGACACAAATGAGATTTAGAAGGCAATACCATAGTGGTAGCAGAGCATCATGATCCTGGGAAGGAAATGGAATAGGAACTCTTTGTTTTAAAACTTGCCACTGTTCACTTCTGGTTAGCATTCGCCAAAGTGCAGCTCCACAGCAAAGTCTTCCCTGAAAGTCTTCCACATCCTTGGCTTGTGTAGGTTATCA
Proteins encoded in this window:
- the SLC25A15 gene encoding mitochondrial ornithine transporter 1; translation: MKTNPVIQAAIDLTAGAVGGTACVITGQPFDTAKVKMQTFPAMYRGLVDCFVKTYKQVGFRGFYKGTTPALVANIAENAVLFMCYGFCQNIVRRIVGLDKKAELSDLQNAAAGSFASAFATLVLCPTELVKCRLQAMHEMQLSGKIVHGHNTVWSVVKGVLKKDGPFGFYRGWSSTLLREIPGYFLFFGGYELSRTFFAFGRPKEELGPVALMISGGFGGMCLWIAVYPIDCIKSRIQVLSMAGKQAGFMVTFASVLRKEGVFALYSGLKPTMIRAFPANGALFLAYEYSRKLMMNQFDV